A region of Silurus meridionalis isolate SWU-2019-XX chromosome 17, ASM1480568v1, whole genome shotgun sequence DNA encodes the following proteins:
- the LOC124400302 gene encoding uncharacterized protein LOC124400302 isoform X1, producing MDQTFPLRRREIVETEPLVKTLKERWPALFSERQVYAKFNRIATTNLENDFFDALDCFTPRFVHIFKSKKGSVEEKLAEIVQQVDSGKSDVTAVHSLFLRGLPILLGDDPSNFYNTAFDSNDNEGWAQVTVGLLTVISEDAPVFSSHLHLNLLSTAIILEGGIVMDNLTSLPQAFCLLFGLSYAHHLEYPRAMRNTLNFIQRVMLRLGENKLPQDSKL from the exons ATGGATCAGACCTTCCCACTGCGGAGACGGGAGATTGTGGAGACCGAACCTCTAGTGAAAACCCTGAAAGAGCGGTGGCCTGCCCTTTTTTCAGAAAGACAA GTATATGCAAAGTTCAACAGGATTGCCACCACAAATctagaaaatgatttttttgatGCGTTGGACTGCTTCACACCACGCTTCGTCCATATCTTCAAGTCCAAGAAAGGAAGTGTTGAAGAAAAACTAGCTGAAATTGTGCAGCAGGTTGATTCAGGC AAGTCAGATGTGACAGCAGTACATAGCCTTTTTCTCAGAGGCCTCCCAATACTACTTGGTGACGATCCAAGTAACTTCTACAACACTGCCTTT GATTCAAACGATAATGAGGGCTGGGCACAGGTGACTGTTGGCTTGCTAACTGTTATCAGCGAAGATGCACCTGTGTTTTCAAGTCATCTCCACTTAAACCTACTTTCAACTGCCATCATTCTGGAAGGAGGTATTGTGATGGACAATCTCACAAGCTTACCACAAGCATTTTGCCTTTTGTTTGGTCTGTCTTATGCTCACCACCTTGAATACCCAAGAGCCATGAGAAACACGTTAAACTTCATCCAGAGAGTGATGCTTAGGCTGGGAGAAAACAAACTCCCCCAAGACTCAAAACTCTAG
- the LOC124400302 gene encoding uncharacterized protein LOC124400302 isoform X2, translated as MDQTFPLRRREIVETEPLVKTLKERWPALFSERQVYAKFNRIATTNLENDFFDALDCFTPRFVHIFKSKKGSVEEKLAEIVQQVDSGSDVTAVHSLFLRGLPILLGDDPSNFYNTAFDSNDNEGWAQVTVGLLTVISEDAPVFSSHLHLNLLSTAIILEGGIVMDNLTSLPQAFCLLFGLSYAHHLEYPRAMRNTLNFIQRVMLRLGENKLPQDSKL; from the exons ATGGATCAGACCTTCCCACTGCGGAGACGGGAGATTGTGGAGACCGAACCTCTAGTGAAAACCCTGAAAGAGCGGTGGCCTGCCCTTTTTTCAGAAAGACAA GTATATGCAAAGTTCAACAGGATTGCCACCACAAATctagaaaatgatttttttgatGCGTTGGACTGCTTCACACCACGCTTCGTCCATATCTTCAAGTCCAAGAAAGGAAGTGTTGAAGAAAAACTAGCTGAAATTGTGCAGCAGGTTGATTCAGGC TCAGATGTGACAGCAGTACATAGCCTTTTTCTCAGAGGCCTCCCAATACTACTTGGTGACGATCCAAGTAACTTCTACAACACTGCCTTT GATTCAAACGATAATGAGGGCTGGGCACAGGTGACTGTTGGCTTGCTAACTGTTATCAGCGAAGATGCACCTGTGTTTTCAAGTCATCTCCACTTAAACCTACTTTCAACTGCCATCATTCTGGAAGGAGGTATTGTGATGGACAATCTCACAAGCTTACCACAAGCATTTTGCCTTTTGTTTGGTCTGTCTTATGCTCACCACCTTGAATACCCAAGAGCCATGAGAAACACGTTAAACTTCATCCAGAGAGTGATGCTTAGGCTGGGAGAAAACAAACTCCCCCAAGACTCAAAACTCTAG